One genomic segment of uncultured Desulfobacter sp. includes these proteins:
- a CDS encoding alkene reductase — MKNEQTLLTKYNMNDLTLENRVVMAPMTRSRAEKPDNIATDLMAEYYAQRASAGLIISEGSQISKRAVGYINTPGIYSDEQVDGWKKVTTAVHEKGGRIFLQLWHVGRMSHPDFHNGELPLSASALNPNDKSYTPEGFKNTVAPKEMTIEEIKETIADYGKAAKNAMAANFDGIEIHASNGYLLHQFFSRTSNIRTDEYGGSKENRAKILFEVIEEVKKHIPENRIGVRLNPSLHGIFGMTLDEETIPTFDYIVNKLNKYELAYLHLSEPFTDVTNVPGAEPHIAKHYRPMYKGTLMINTAFDREKGNQVLNDKLADLVAYGKPYISNPDLVERFAAKAEIAEWDESTFYTTGAKGYTDYPAFKS; from the coding sequence ATGAAAAACGAACAAACACTTTTGACAAAGTATAACATGAACGATCTCACCCTTGAAAACCGTGTCGTCATGGCCCCCATGACTCGTAGCAGAGCTGAAAAGCCGGATAATATTGCAACTGATCTTATGGCTGAGTACTATGCCCAGAGAGCGTCGGCAGGTCTCATTATTTCCGAAGGTTCCCAGATATCAAAACGGGCAGTTGGCTATATCAACACTCCTGGGATTTATTCAGATGAACAAGTGGACGGATGGAAAAAAGTGACGACTGCTGTCCATGAAAAAGGAGGAAGAATATTTCTCCAGCTGTGGCATGTGGGGCGTATGTCCCATCCTGATTTTCACAATGGTGAACTGCCACTATCGGCTTCTGCGTTAAACCCGAATGACAAGAGTTATACGCCGGAAGGTTTCAAGAATACTGTTGCCCCAAAGGAGATGACAATTGAGGAAATAAAAGAAACGATTGCTGATTACGGAAAAGCGGCTAAAAATGCCATGGCTGCAAATTTTGATGGTATTGAGATACATGCGTCCAACGGCTATCTGCTTCATCAGTTTTTTAGTAGAACTTCAAATATAAGGACTGATGAATATGGCGGTTCAAAAGAAAACAGAGCTAAAATTTTATTTGAAGTGATAGAAGAAGTGAAAAAACATATACCTGAAAATCGTATTGGGGTTAGACTAAACCCGTCGCTTCATGGCATATTTGGAATGACTTTAGATGAAGAGACTATCCCGACATTTGATTATATAGTGAATAAACTAAATAAATATGAACTTGCTTACCTGCACCTTTCAGAGCCATTTACAGATGTGACAAACGTGCCCGGGGCAGAACCTCATATAGCGAAACATTACCGCCCCATGTACAAAGGTACGCTTATGATAAATACAGCGTTTGATAGAGAAAAAGGGAACCAGGTTCTAAATGATAAACTGGCTGATCTGGTCGCCTACGGGAAGCCTTATATTTCTAATCCGGATCTGGTTGAGAGATTTGCAGCCAAAGCAGAAATAGCAGAATGGGATGAAAGTACATTTTATACCACTGGAGCGAAAGGCTATACAGATTATCCAGCGTTTAAATCCTAA
- a CDS encoding ATP-binding cassette domain-containing protein — MLELQNLSFEVPGIENGSDIIAGRSIINDISFTFESGKIYAVTGPNGSGKSTLAKLIMGIHAPSRGMIRFMDEDITDMAIDERSRAGIAYGFQHSARFKGITFRDLLAIASGQDDEDTLVRILSRVGICSMDFLDKPVDAKLSGGEIKKIEMATIIARSPKLAIYDEPDTGIDLWTIQPMVDLIRRENRENNTTTIVVSHNKAFLEAADTLLLIKGGKIAYTGDIDGAKVMLDDQGICTLNDLCREENNAECYR, encoded by the coding sequence ATGCTAGAACTACAGAATCTTTCGTTTGAAGTGCCTGGAATAGAGAATGGGTCGGACATCATTGCGGGCCGATCAATTATAAACGATATCAGTTTTACATTTGAATCAGGCAAGATTTATGCGGTTACCGGTCCCAATGGTTCTGGAAAGTCTACTTTGGCCAAGCTGATCATGGGGATTCATGCACCCAGCCGGGGTATGATCCGGTTCATGGATGAAGATATCACCGACATGGCCATTGATGAGCGCTCCAGGGCCGGTATCGCCTATGGCTTTCAGCATTCAGCCCGATTCAAGGGCATCACCTTCCGGGATCTGCTGGCCATTGCATCGGGACAGGACGATGAAGATACACTGGTCAGAATTCTCTCCCGGGTGGGAATATGTTCCATGGATTTTCTTGACAAGCCCGTGGATGCAAAACTCTCGGGCGGAGAGATCAAAAAGATTGAGATGGCCACCATTATTGCAAGAAGTCCAAAACTGGCAATCTATGATGAGCCGGATACGGGTATTGATCTGTGGACTATCCAGCCCATGGTGGATCTCATTCGCAGGGAGAACCGGGAAAACAACACCACCACCATTGTGGTCAGCCATAACAAGGCCTTTCTTGAGGCAGCCGATACTCTTCTGCTGATTAAAGGCGGAAAAATCGCATATACCGGCGATATTGACGGTGCCAAAGTGATGCTGGATGATCAGGGTATCTGTACATTAAATGATTTATGCCGGGAGGAAAACAATGCTGAATGCTATCGATAA
- a CDS encoding SufD family Fe-S cluster assembly protein has product MLNAIDKQILKEVAGFEKIPKGAYNIRKNGKLLGRKVSANIDIRTHEKKSGIIVKIAPGTKNESLHIPVILSQAGLHDIVYNTFIIGEDADVTIIAGCGIHCGSSEPEGHSGIHEFVIKKNARMVYVEKHTAIGSGTGKRTLNPTTKVVLEENAKAEMELTQLQGVDHATRKSEAVVGPAASLKITERVMTDNNQIAISKNDVVLSGVDSRANIVSRSVIKGSSSQNFEITLTAEARCYGHIECDAIIMDNGISQTIPALKALHPDAEMTHEASIGKIASDQLMKLMSLGLDYDQAVNRIIQGFLR; this is encoded by the coding sequence ATGCTGAATGCTATCGATAAACAAATTTTAAAGGAAGTGGCTGGATTTGAAAAGATTCCGAAAGGGGCTTATAACATACGCAAGAACGGGAAACTGCTCGGCAGGAAAGTTTCTGCGAACATCGACATCCGCACCCATGAAAAAAAAAGCGGGATTATCGTGAAGATAGCACCAGGTACAAAAAACGAGTCACTTCACATTCCGGTAATCCTTTCCCAGGCTGGACTCCATGATATCGTATACAACACGTTTATAATTGGAGAAGACGCTGATGTTACCATTATTGCCGGCTGCGGCATCCATTGTGGCAGCAGTGAGCCGGAAGGTCATTCCGGTATCCACGAATTTGTGATCAAAAAAAATGCCCGGATGGTGTATGTGGAAAAACATACCGCAATAGGCAGCGGGACCGGGAAACGCACCCTCAATCCAACAACAAAGGTCGTTCTGGAGGAAAATGCAAAAGCTGAGATGGAGTTGACCCAGCTTCAAGGAGTCGATCACGCCACACGAAAGAGCGAGGCTGTTGTGGGGCCGGCTGCATCATTGAAGATCACCGAGCGGGTAATGACCGATAACAACCAGATAGCGATTTCAAAAAATGATGTGGTGCTTTCTGGCGTTGACAGCAGAGCCAATATTGTCTCCCGCTCTGTGATCAAAGGAAGTTCTTCCCAGAATTTTGAGATCACCTTAACGGCAGAGGCCCGCTGTTACGGCCATATTGAATGTGATGCCATCATTATGGATAATGGAATAAGCCAGACCATTCCGGCCCTGAAAGCCCTGCATCCCGATGCCGAAATGACCCATGAGGCGTCCATCGGTAAAATTGCAAGCGACCAGCTAATGAAACTAATGAGCCTGGGTCTGGATTATGACCAGGCTGTCAACAGAATTATACAGGGGTTTTTAAGGTAA
- a CDS encoding nucleotide exchange factor GrpE — protein MTNNIHKKIKAVLESSVSNSGFDLKNESSGQREPDGEKTDTSSFWKDKYLHLLADLENTKKRLARSSALEIEYQNIELFKEMLQVADGLNLILEHVSCEDDSRNIFQGIKGVKNIFDKLFIKYDVETIDALGAVFDPNLHEALGMVRNPEAIHHTVVRVEKKGYLYHGKLLRPAQVMVASG, from the coding sequence ATGACCAATAACATTCACAAAAAAATCAAGGCCGTTTTGGAAAGTTCTGTTTCTAATTCAGGTTTTGACTTAAAAAATGAATCTTCAGGGCAAAGGGAGCCTGATGGAGAAAAAACGGATACGTCATCTTTCTGGAAGGATAAATATCTTCATCTGCTCGCCGACCTTGAAAATACAAAAAAACGCCTGGCACGGAGCTCTGCTCTGGAGATTGAGTATCAAAATATAGAATTATTCAAAGAGATGCTGCAGGTTGCTGACGGACTGAATCTGATCCTGGAACATGTATCCTGTGAAGACGACAGCCGGAATATTTTCCAGGGAATCAAAGGAGTTAAGAATATATTTGATAAGCTCTTTATCAAATATGATGTGGAAACAATTGATGCCCTGGGAGCGGTGTTCGACCCGAACTTACACGAAGCCCTCGGGATGGTCCGGAATCCTGAAGCAATTCACCATACCGTGGTGAGGGTTGAAAAAAAAGGCTATTTATATCACGGCAAATTGTTACGCCCGGCCCAGGTAATGGTTGCCTCAGGTTAA
- the hflK gene encoding FtsH protease activity modulator HflK, translated as MIEQNHPPEGSKPTLSDVLKEILQQFNRFKGGPVLILVVGVIVVVLWTAWFTVQPEETGIVQRFGKVMRTAGPGLHFKLPYGIEKVRLLPTARVLKEEFGFQTVLVSTVPGQKTRYDTSGNYKDESLMLTGDLNVIDVQWIVQYRIEDPIRYLFQVRDTSKTIRDTSEAVMRRAVGNRLGSDVLTTGRVAVASEAKIEIQKILTAYNSGVRLVTVELQDVTPPDTVKPAFNEVNESRQDKEQTINKAQEQANREIPKARGGWRPKASVRPKVMLWNA; from the coding sequence ATGATTGAACAAAATCACCCCCCGGAGGGATCCAAACCGACGTTGAGTGACGTGCTGAAGGAAATTTTACAGCAGTTTAATAGATTCAAAGGCGGTCCTGTCTTAATTCTTGTTGTTGGTGTGATTGTGGTTGTTTTATGGACTGCATGGTTTACCGTCCAACCAGAGGAAACGGGGATTGTACAGCGCTTTGGCAAGGTCATGCGCACGGCCGGTCCGGGACTGCATTTCAAATTGCCTTATGGTATCGAAAAGGTTCGTCTGTTGCCCACGGCTCGGGTGCTCAAAGAAGAATTCGGGTTTCAGACGGTCTTGGTTTCCACCGTTCCCGGTCAAAAAACCCGCTATGATACGAGCGGTAACTACAAGGACGAATCGCTGATGCTCACCGGGGATTTGAACGTCATAGATGTTCAGTGGATCGTCCAGTACCGTATCGAAGACCCGATCCGCTACCTGTTTCAGGTCCGTGACACTTCAAAAACAATCCGTGACACCAGCGAGGCGGTCATGCGCCGCGCGGTCGGCAACCGTCTGGGCAGTGATGTGCTGACCACCGGACGGGTGGCGGTGGCCAGTGAAGCCAAAATCGAAATCCAGAAAATTCTGACGGCCTATAATTCCGGTGTGCGACTGGTTACCGTTGAACTTCAGGATGTGACTCCTCCGGATACGGTAAAACCGGCCTTTAATGAAGTCAACGAATCGCGTCAGGATAAAGAACAAACGATCAATAAAGCCCAGGAACAGGCCAACCGGGAAATTCCCAAAGCCCGGGGGGGGTGGCGACCCAAAGCATCAGTGAGGCCGAAGGTTATGCTCTGGAACGCGTAA
- the hflC gene encoding protease modulator HflC, whose amino-acid sequence MKFTLKAVTIAIAMATVILLYGGLYTLEEGLQAIVVQFGRPVGEPITEAGLHMKLPFVQEVRRFEKRLLIWDGDPNQVPTKGREFIWVDTTARWRIADAKKFLENVASEEGAQSRLNDILDSVVRDQVSSSELVELVRSASWEVPEGEALKEIPKEREAELKREIARGREEITRTILTEAQKIIPQYGIELVDMRIKRLDYVESVREKVYERMISERKRIAAQFRSEGEGRSAEILGTMEKELRRIRSTAYRQVQEVQGKADAEATQIYGQAYNKNPEFYAFLQTLESYKKKTNKNSVLILTTDSDFYQYIKQASPSGIHPARDLESGGF is encoded by the coding sequence ATGAAATTTACCTTGAAAGCAGTAACCATCGCAATAGCGATGGCGACCGTTATCCTACTCTATGGCGGTCTATATACATTGGAGGAGGGTCTACAGGCCATTGTCGTGCAGTTTGGCCGGCCTGTTGGGGAACCGATAACCGAGGCGGGGCTGCACATGAAACTGCCCTTTGTGCAGGAGGTCCGGCGATTCGAAAAGCGTCTGCTGATCTGGGACGGAGACCCGAACCAGGTTCCCACCAAGGGGCGCGAGTTCATCTGGGTGGATACCACAGCTCGATGGCGGATTGCCGACGCGAAAAAATTCCTGGAGAATGTAGCCAGCGAAGAGGGGGCCCAGTCGCGTTTGAATGATATTCTTGATTCAGTTGTACGCGACCAGGTGTCAAGCAGCGAACTCGTTGAACTCGTGCGCAGCGCATCGTGGGAAGTGCCCGAGGGCGAGGCCCTGAAGGAGATACCAAAGGAGCGCGAAGCCGAACTTAAAAGGGAAATTGCCCGGGGCAGGGAGGAGATCACCCGAACAATACTGACGGAAGCACAGAAGATCATCCCGCAATACGGTATTGAACTTGTGGATATGCGCATCAAGCGCCTCGACTACGTTGAAAGCGTCCGTGAAAAGGTCTATGAGCGCATGATTTCCGAGCGCAAGCGCATTGCCGCGCAGTTCCGTTCCGAAGGCGAGGGCCGCAGCGCCGAGATCCTCGGCACAATGGAAAAAGAGCTGCGCCGGATTCGTTCAACGGCCTACCGCCAGGTGCAGGAGGTCCAAGGCAAAGCCGACGCTGAAGCGACGCAAATCTACGGTCAAGCGTACAATAAAAATCCGGAATTCTACGCCTTTTTGCAAACCCTTGAAAGCTACAAAAAGAAAACGAATAAAAATTCTGTATTGATCCTCACCACGGACAGCGACTTCTATCAATATATCAAACAGGCGAGCCCAAGTGGCATTCACCCTGCCCGAGACCTTGAGTCTGGGGGCTTTTAA
- a CDS encoding desulfoferrodoxin, with the protein MAKRIEVYKCDVCGNIVEMLHGGDGELVCCGQPMKLQTENTVDAAKEKHVPVIEKVSGGVKVKVGSVAHPMEEKHSIEWIEIIADGKIYRQFLNPGDKPEATFQIKAEKIQAREYCNLHGLWSA; encoded by the coding sequence ATGGCAAAAAGAATAGAAGTTTATAAATGCGACGTTTGCGGAAATATTGTTGAAATGCTGCATGGCGGTGACGGTGAACTGGTCTGCTGCGGCCAGCCGATGAAATTACAAACTGAAAATACAGTGGATGCCGCCAAGGAAAAACATGTGCCGGTCATTGAGAAGGTTTCCGGGGGAGTCAAGGTCAAAGTTGGAAGTGTCGCACATCCCATGGAAGAGAAACACTCAATTGAATGGATCGAGATCATTGCCGACGGTAAGATATATCGACAGTTTTTAAATCCAGGAGATAAGCCGGAAGCTACTTTTCAGATTAAGGCTGAAAAGATTCAGGCAAGAGAGTACTGCAATCTTCATGGCCTTTGGAGCGCATAA
- a CDS encoding glycoside hydrolase family 130 protein: MKADNDICTSVLNAFPEEFSKEQLVSEIERLHKHPHFTHNKQNKTFELINWLSDSNYEVDFHSDHRISERAIFPVSKTESRGIEDARFVHFFDENGESTYYATYTAYNGVVILPQLIETKDFISFKITILNGKAAQNKGFALFPRKINGQFAMLSRQDGENNHIMFSKNLHFWKNSHIIQRPEYSWEFVQIGNCGSPIETEKGWIVLTHGVGPMRQYCIGAILLDLENPCKVIARLEQPLLTPTEKEREGYVPNVVYSCGSIIHSNELVIPYAMSDINSGIATVSVNNLINSMRKVTGG; this comes from the coding sequence ATGAAAGCGGATAATGATATCTGCACCTCTGTTCTCAATGCGTTTCCCGAAGAATTCAGCAAAGAACAATTGGTCAGTGAGATCGAAAGGCTTCATAAACATCCTCATTTTACCCATAACAAGCAAAATAAAACATTTGAGCTCATCAACTGGCTTTCTGATTCAAATTATGAGGTGGATTTCCATTCAGATCACCGCATATCCGAGCGGGCTATCTTTCCGGTTTCTAAAACTGAAAGCCGCGGGATAGAAGATGCCAGGTTTGTTCATTTTTTTGATGAGAATGGCGAATCAACCTATTATGCAACCTATACCGCGTATAATGGGGTTGTTATTCTCCCCCAACTGATTGAAACCAAGGATTTTATTAGTTTTAAAATTACAATACTGAACGGAAAGGCGGCACAAAATAAAGGGTTTGCGCTGTTCCCCCGGAAAATTAACGGACAATTTGCCATGCTGTCCCGACAGGATGGCGAAAACAACCATATTATGTTTTCAAAAAATCTACACTTCTGGAAGAACTCTCATATTATCCAGCGACCAGAGTATTCCTGGGAATTTGTTCAAATCGGCAACTGCGGCTCTCCCATAGAGACCGAGAAAGGCTGGATCGTTCTTACCCATGGTGTCGGTCCCATGCGGCAGTACTGTATTGGTGCAATCCTCCTTGATCTTGAAAATCCGTGCAAGGTCATTGCACGGCTCGAACAACCGCTTCTGACGCCCACAGAAAAAGAGCGGGAAGGATATGTTCCAAACGTTGTCTACTCCTGCGGTTCAATCATCCATAGTAATGAACTGGTCATTCCCTATGCCATGTCGGATATTAATTCGGGTATCGCAACGGTTTCGGTGAATAATTTGATTAACAGCATGCGCAAGGTAACTGGTGGATAG